One segment of Cetobacterium sp. ZOR0034 DNA contains the following:
- the corA gene encoding magnesium/cobalt transporter CorA has product MNKKIGLQPGTLLYTGDRHITTEIPITHYTYNHESFKKNTFIFKDNLLVELHPSHVNWLNIGGIHNTDLIKKIGEAFNVDSLILEDLLNSSQRPKLEIRDEYIFITLKMISPANDKHKYEYEQVSFILFSNLLITFQENPFDVFDNIRGRIEKGSGRLRNKKEGYLTYSLIDRIVDNYFLIIEDLEERIDDLESKVTTDPKKKDFDDILELKKELLKFRRALAPLKEVSAKFKDSDIQEYLGEDTDIYLRDLQDHIVIANESNDALFNRGNELLQLYHSTISTGMNEIMKVLTMISTIFIPLGFLAGLYGMNFEYIPELGWKYGYFTLLSIMGLIILGTAVFFKKKKWW; this is encoded by the coding sequence TTGAACAAAAAAATAGGACTACAACCCGGAACTCTTTTGTATACTGGCGATCGTCATATTACAACTGAGATTCCCATAACTCATTATACTTACAACCACGAATCTTTTAAAAAAAATACTTTTATTTTTAAAGATAATCTTTTAGTTGAGCTTCACCCATCTCATGTTAACTGGCTAAATATTGGTGGTATCCACAATACTGATCTTATTAAAAAAATTGGAGAAGCGTTCAATGTTGATTCTTTAATTTTAGAAGATTTACTTAATAGTTCTCAAAGACCAAAATTAGAAATTAGAGATGAATATATCTTTATCACTCTAAAAATGATTTCTCCAGCTAACGACAAACACAAATATGAGTATGAGCAAGTTTCATTTATATTATTCTCAAACTTGCTAATTACTTTCCAAGAAAATCCATTTGATGTTTTTGACAACATTAGAGGAAGAATAGAAAAAGGAAGCGGAAGATTAAGAAACAAAAAAGAAGGATATTTAACTTACTCTTTAATTGATAGAATAGTAGATAACTATTTTTTAATCATCGAAGATTTAGAAGAGAGAATTGACGACTTAGAAAGTAAGGTTACTACCGATCCTAAGAAAAAAGATTTTGACGATATTTTAGAATTAAAAAAAGAACTTCTAAAGTTCAGAAGAGCTTTAGCCCCACTAAAAGAGGTTTCAGCAAAATTTAAGGATTCTGACATTCAAGAATATCTAGGTGAGGATACAGATATCTATTTAAGAGACTTACAAGATCATATCGTTATAGCAAACGAATCTAACGATGCTCTTTTTAATCGTGGAAATGAACTTTTACAACTTTATCATTCTACAATCAGTACTGGAATGAATGAAATTATGAAAGTTTTAACTATGATTTCAACAATATTCATCCCTCTTGGATTCTTGGCAGGACTTTACGGAATGAACTTCGAATACATCCCTGAATTAGGATGGAAATATGGTTACTTCACACTTTTAAGTATTATGGGTCTTATAATTTTAGGAACCGCTGTTTTCTTCAAAAAGAAAAAATGGTGGTAA
- a CDS encoding mechanosensitive ion channel family protein produces MEQTLATFINEFTAAIAKSAPIFIKKVIFLAILWTTYKPVKGFLMKAFNKFLALKKLDELLIHFLESFLNIIIIIFYGLNVIQILGIEMTSIIALLGSIGIGIGLALKGSLSDLAGGMQILASRYFTKGDYIVTCGVEGIVQRITFLYTVLHTVDNKFVVVPNGKLSGEVIINAGANNERRVDSVFSVSYDTSIDKVKEILTQIAKEHKLILQEKDIFVRLSKHNSSSLDFTMRVWAKKEHYWDVFFDLQELVKKKFDQEGIEIPYNKLDVYQK; encoded by the coding sequence ATGGAACAAACATTAGCAACTTTTATTAATGAATTTACAGCTGCAATAGCTAAGTCAGCTCCTATTTTCATTAAAAAAGTAATCTTTCTAGCCATCTTATGGACTACTTACAAACCAGTTAAAGGCTTCTTAATGAAGGCCTTCAACAAATTTTTAGCTCTAAAAAAATTAGATGAACTTCTTATTCATTTTTTAGAGTCATTCTTAAATATCATAATAATTATTTTCTACGGGTTAAATGTTATTCAAATTCTAGGTATTGAAATGACATCAATTATTGCTCTTCTTGGATCTATCGGTATCGGTATCGGACTTGCTCTTAAAGGAAGTTTATCTGATCTTGCTGGTGGAATGCAAATACTTGCCTCTAGATACTTTACTAAAGGAGACTATATTGTAACTTGTGGCGTTGAAGGTATCGTTCAAAGAATCACTTTCCTTTATACTGTTTTACATACTGTGGACAATAAATTTGTTGTTGTTCCTAACGGTAAACTTTCAGGAGAGGTTATTATAAATGCTGGAGCTAACAATGAAAGAAGAGTAGATTCTGTATTCTCTGTTTCTTATGACACATCAATCGATAAAGTAAAAGAGATTCTTACTCAAATAGCTAAAGAACATAAACTGATACTTCAAGAAAAAGATATCTTTGTTAGACTAAGCAAGCATAACTCTAGTTCTCTTGATTTTACAATGAGAGTTTGGGCTAAAAAAGAGCACTATTGGGATGTATTTTTCGATTTACAAGAACTTGTTAAAAAGAAATTCGATCAAGAAGGAATCGAGATTCCATATAACAAACTTGACGTTTACCAAAAATAG
- a CDS encoding aspartate ammonia-lyase has protein sequence MEKFRLESDSIGTLQVPVDAYYGVQSLRGKNNFHITGYRLGNDFIKALAYVKKASAIANLEAGVLEEDVVTAIVKASEEIISGKFMDQFITDVIQGGAGTSMNMNINEVIANRAGEILGGELGKYDKVHPNDHVNYGQSTNDVIPTAGKLALQMMSEELLKSLERLNSTLLLKSTEFDNVIKMGRTHLQDAVPIRLGQEFKAYAQPVVRDIKRIKIALEDLKTVNMGATAVGTGINADTKYVEDVVRILSDVTNVDFVQADDLVDGTRNLDSFVWLSSALKVTAVNLSKMCNDLRLMASGPKTGLAEINLPQQQPGSSIMPGKVNPVIPEVMNQVCFQIFGNDQTVTKAAEAGQLELNVFEPVLFFNLFQSIEILKNGVNTLIDNCLVGITANKERCQQLVDMSVGTITALNPHIGYKNAADIAKTSIKTGISVVDLILERKLLTKEELDIILNPFEMTKPGIPGKSLLKNR, from the coding sequence TTGGAAAAATTTAGATTAGAGAGTGATTCGATAGGAACGTTACAAGTTCCAGTAGATGCTTATTATGGGGTTCAATCATTGAGAGGAAAAAATAATTTCCATATTACGGGGTATAGACTAGGAAATGATTTTATAAAAGCTTTAGCATATGTAAAAAAAGCTTCTGCAATTGCGAATTTAGAAGCAGGAGTTTTAGAGGAAGATGTTGTTACTGCTATAGTTAAAGCATCAGAAGAGATTATATCAGGGAAGTTCATGGATCAATTTATAACTGATGTTATTCAAGGTGGAGCAGGAACATCTATGAATATGAATATAAATGAAGTTATCGCAAATAGAGCTGGTGAAATATTAGGTGGTGAATTAGGAAAATATGATAAAGTTCATCCTAATGATCATGTAAATTATGGCCAATCAACAAATGATGTAATTCCAACAGCAGGTAAGTTAGCTTTACAAATGATGTCAGAAGAGTTATTGAAAAGCCTAGAGAGATTAAATTCAACATTGTTATTGAAAAGTACTGAATTTGACAATGTTATAAAGATGGGAAGAACACATTTGCAAGATGCAGTGCCAATAAGATTAGGGCAAGAGTTTAAAGCTTATGCACAGCCAGTTGTAAGAGATATAAAAAGAATAAAAATTGCGTTAGAAGATTTAAAAACAGTTAATATGGGAGCAACAGCTGTAGGAACTGGAATAAATGCGGATACAAAATATGTTGAAGATGTAGTTAGAATATTGTCAGATGTAACAAATGTTGATTTTGTTCAAGCAGATGATTTAGTTGATGGAACAAGAAATTTAGATAGTTTTGTATGGTTATCTTCAGCACTGAAAGTTACAGCAGTGAACTTGTCTAAGATGTGCAACGACTTAAGACTTATGGCTTCTGGTCCAAAGACTGGTTTAGCAGAGATAAACTTACCACAACAGCAACCAGGTTCGTCAATTATGCCAGGAAAAGTAAATCCAGTTATACCAGAGGTTATGAATCAAGTTTGTTTCCAAATCTTTGGAAATGATCAAACAGTAACTAAAGCAGCAGAAGCTGGACAATTGGAATTGAATGTATTTGAACCAGTATTGTTCTTTAATTTATTCCAATCAATTGAGATATTAAAAAATGGAGTGAATACTCTAATTGATAACTGCTTAGTTGGAATAACTGCAAATAAAGAAAGATGTCAACAATTAGTTGATATGAGTGTTGGAACGATAACAGCATTAAATCCACATATAGGATATAAAAATGCAGCTGATATAGCTAAAACATCTATAAAAACAGGTATTTCTGTGGTAGACCTAATATTAGAAAGAAAGTTATTAACAAAAGAGGAATTAGATATAATTTTAAATCCGTTTGAAATGACAAAACCAGGAATTCCAGGAAAAAGTTTATTAAAAAATAGATAA
- a CDS encoding GntR family transcriptional regulator codes for MSRENSNSAYAYKILKRNIFELNLKPGSELSEKVIGEKLGMSRTPIREALILLKHDQLIESIPQKGTFVTKISAQKVLEAKVLRVALETAAFERVVENLDDEFVEDLRTNIKMQRVYCEGNRNYLEFHKMDNDFHKMIFEKAEIPGLWELASNGTGHYQRVRVLNAKNKTSDISVVEEHEEILAALEKRDIDKLRGMLEHHLGRTLLKLKKLEAENPEYFEAKEEVTKEDTFILLK; via the coding sequence ATGTCAAGAGAAAATAGCAACTCAGCTTATGCATATAAAATTTTAAAAAGAAATATATTTGAATTGAATTTAAAACCTGGAAGTGAATTGAGCGAGAAAGTAATAGGGGAAAAGCTAGGAATGAGCAGAACACCTATAAGAGAGGCTTTAATATTATTAAAGCATGATCAACTTATAGAAAGTATTCCACAGAAAGGTACTTTTGTAACGAAGATTAGTGCTCAAAAAGTGTTAGAAGCAAAAGTTTTAAGAGTAGCCTTAGAAACAGCAGCATTTGAAAGAGTGGTTGAAAATTTAGATGATGAATTTGTGGAGGATTTAAGAACAAATATAAAAATGCAAAGAGTATATTGTGAAGGGAATCGTAATTATTTAGAGTTTCATAAGATGGATAATGATTTTCATAAAATGATATTTGAGAAAGCAGAGATACCAGGATTATGGGAGCTAGCATCAAATGGGACAGGACATTACCAAAGGGTAAGAGTTTTAAACGCTAAAAATAAAACAAGTGATATTTCGGTTGTAGAGGAGCATGAAGAGATTTTAGCTGCATTAGAAAAAAGGGATATAGATAAGTTGAGAGGGATGTTAGAGCACCATTTAGGAAGAACGCTATTAAAACTAAAAAAACTTGAGGCTGAAAATCCAGAATATTTCGAAGCTAAAGAAGAGGTTACGAAAGAAGATACGTTTATTCTATTGAAATAA
- the cdd gene encoding cytidine deaminase, whose translation MKTLDEKIILEYVDKAILAREKAYAPYSNFKVGAILVDENGEETSGANIENGSYGLSNCAERSAIFAAASKGMRKIKLIAVVADTTGPVSPCGACRQVIKEFANDDTIIILGNLKRDYKIMTMEELLPYGFEL comes from the coding sequence ATGAAAACACTTGATGAAAAAATAATTTTAGAGTATGTAGATAAAGCTATTCTTGCAAGAGAAAAAGCTTATGCCCCATATTCAAATTTTAAAGTAGGTGCAATACTAGTAGATGAAAACGGAGAAGAGACATCGGGAGCTAATATAGAAAATGGATCTTATGGACTTTCTAATTGTGCTGAAAGAAGTGCTATCTTTGCTGCAGCGAGTAAAGGGATGAGAAAAATAAAGTTGATTGCTGTTGTGGCAGATACAACAGGTCCAGTGAGTCCTTGTGGTGCATGTAGACAGGTTATAAAAGAGTTTGCGAATGATGATACAATAATTATACTTGGAAACTTAAAAAGAGATTATAAGATAATGACTATGGAAGAGTTGTTACCTTATGGATTTGAATTATAA
- the deoD gene encoding purine-nucleoside phosphorylase: MSVHIGAKQGEIAETVLLPGDPLRAKWIAETFLEDVFCYNEVRGMYGYTGTYKGKRVSVQGTGMGVPSISIYVNELIREYGVKNLIRVGTAGSYREDVKIRDVILAMASSTTSGMNRLRFGGADYAPTADFGLFMNAANAAAKKGISVKGGNVLTADEFYGDNFESYKKWAEFGVLCVEMETAALYTIAAKYNAKALTILTISDSLVTGEETTSQERQTTLKDMIEIALESIAE, from the coding sequence ATGAGTGTACATATAGGAGCAAAGCAAGGAGAAATAGCAGAAACGGTATTGTTACCAGGAGATCCGTTAAGAGCAAAATGGATAGCAGAAACTTTTTTAGAAGATGTTTTTTGTTATAACGAAGTAAGAGGAATGTATGGATATACAGGAACTTATAAAGGGAAAAGAGTTTCAGTGCAAGGGACAGGAATGGGTGTTCCATCTATTTCTATATATGTAAATGAATTGATTAGAGAATATGGAGTTAAAAATCTTATTAGAGTTGGAACTGCAGGATCTTATAGAGAGGATGTAAAGATAAGAGACGTAATATTAGCGATGGCATCATCAACAACTTCAGGAATGAATAGACTTAGATTTGGTGGAGCAGACTATGCCCCAACTGCAGATTTTGGATTATTTATGAATGCAGCAAATGCAGCTGCAAAAAAGGGAATCTCTGTTAAAGGAGGGAATGTTTTAACGGCAGATGAGTTCTATGGTGATAATTTTGAATCTTACAAAAAATGGGCAGAATTTGGTGTTTTATGCGTTGAGATGGAAACAGCAGCTCTTTATACAATAGCTGCAAAATATAATGCTAAAGCGTTAACAATTTTAACAATCTCTGATTCATTAGTGACAGGAGAGGAAACAACATCTCAAGAAAGACAAACGACTTTAAAAGATATGATAGAAATAGCACTAGAAAGTATTGCGGAGTAA
- a CDS encoding phosphopentomutase produces MEKLDRVTLIVLDSAGIGALPDAKEFGDEGTNTLANIALTTGGLNLPNMEKMGLGNIAEILGVDSVEKPTGAFGKASELSKGKDTTTGHWEIAGIVQEKAFPTYANGFPKETIEAFEKATGRKVLCNLPYSGTDVLDVYGEEQLATGAWIVYTSADPVFQIAANEELVSLDELYDACKKALEICSEMSPVARVIARPFVGKKAGEFSRTSNRHDYSVEPPKESMLDRIKNSELDVIGIGKTSDIFAGVGLTRSRGTNKDNVDGILKTIDELKKDTKGIIFTNLVDFDMKFGHRRDPKGYKLALEEFDNYLPEIIENLKENELLILTADHGCDPTYKGSDHTREYIPVLVYGKNMKQGVDLEILEGFSTIAATIEELLLGRTDLAGSFAQKITK; encoded by the coding sequence ATGGAAAAACTAGATAGAGTTACTCTAATAGTGTTAGATAGTGCAGGAATAGGTGCATTACCAGATGCTAAAGAGTTTGGAGATGAAGGAACGAATACTTTAGCTAATATAGCTCTTACAACAGGTGGATTAAATCTACCGAATATGGAAAAAATGGGATTAGGTAATATTGCTGAAATTCTAGGAGTAGATTCTGTTGAAAAACCTACAGGTGCTTTTGGAAAGGCTTCTGAACTATCAAAAGGAAAAGATACAACGACAGGGCACTGGGAAATAGCAGGAATAGTTCAAGAGAAAGCTTTTCCGACATATGCAAACGGATTCCCAAAAGAAACAATTGAAGCTTTTGAAAAAGCTACTGGAAGAAAAGTTCTGTGTAATCTTCCATACTCTGGAACAGATGTTTTAGATGTTTATGGTGAAGAGCAACTAGCAACAGGAGCTTGGATTGTTTATACATCAGCAGATCCAGTGTTTCAAATAGCAGCTAATGAAGAGTTAGTATCTTTAGATGAACTTTATGATGCTTGTAAAAAAGCTTTAGAAATTTGTAGTGAGATGTCTCCGGTAGCTAGAGTAATAGCAAGACCTTTTGTAGGAAAAAAAGCTGGAGAATTTTCGAGAACATCAAATAGACATGACTACTCGGTTGAACCTCCAAAAGAGAGTATGTTAGATAGAATAAAAAATTCAGAACTAGATGTAATTGGAATAGGAAAGACTAGTGATATATTTGCTGGTGTTGGTTTAACAAGAAGCAGAGGTACAAACAAAGATAATGTAGATGGTATTTTAAAAACGATAGATGAACTTAAAAAGGATACTAAAGGAATTATTTTTACAAACCTTGTTGATTTTGATATGAAATTTGGACATAGAAGAGACCCTAAGGGGTATAAATTGGCCTTAGAAGAATTTGATAACTACCTTCCTGAAATTATAGAAAATTTAAAAGAGAACGAGCTTTTAATACTGACGGCAGACCATGGATGTGATCCGACGTATAAGGGAAGTGATCACACGAGAGAGTATATTCCTGTTTTAGTATATGGTAAAAATATGAAACAGGGTGTAGATTTGGAAATATTGGAAGGATTCTCGACGATAGCCGCAACGATAGAGGAACTTTTATTAGGTAGAACTGACTTAGCAGGAAGTTTTGCTCAAAAAATAACAAAATAA
- a CDS encoding BMP family protein yields the protein MRKIVTFVMSMMLAIGLFAAKPLRVGIVLSTGGLGDKSFNDAAYRGLEQAQKDLGIEFKYVEPASPAEDEEFLREYAEAGYDLIIATGFQMTESARTVAADYQDVKFLMIDDVVDLPNVKSLVFKEEEGSFLVGVIAGLMTKNNAVGFVGGMENPLIKKFEVGFKQGAEYVKPGVKFFSVYTTGPNPFNDPVRGKENAISEINQGADVIYHAAGGTGMGVIAAAKEKGVFAIGVDSNQDGVEPGTVLTSMLKNVDVGVYDTVKALTNGEFVSGLSVYGAKENGVGVTEFEFTKEIIGAEKLQKFEEIKAKLMAGEIKVSDK from the coding sequence ATGAGAAAAATAGTTACTTTTGTTATGTCTATGATGTTAGCAATCGGATTATTTGCAGCAAAGCCACTTAGAGTGGGAATCGTTCTTTCTACTGGAGGATTAGGAGACAAGTCGTTTAACGATGCGGCTTACAGAGGGTTAGAGCAAGCACAAAAAGATTTAGGAATTGAATTTAAATATGTAGAACCAGCTTCACCTGCAGAAGATGAAGAGTTCTTAAGAGAGTATGCAGAGGCTGGATATGATTTAATAATAGCTACTGGATTCCAAATGACAGAATCAGCTAGAACTGTAGCAGCAGATTATCAAGATGTAAAGTTCTTAATGATTGATGATGTAGTAGATTTACCAAATGTTAAATCGTTAGTTTTCAAAGAGGAAGAGGGATCTTTCTTAGTTGGAGTTATTGCTGGATTAATGACAAAAAATAATGCAGTTGGATTTGTTGGTGGAATGGAAAATCCTTTAATCAAAAAATTCGAAGTAGGATTTAAGCAAGGTGCAGAGTATGTAAAACCAGGAGTTAAATTCTTCTCAGTTTATACAACAGGACCAAATCCTTTCAATGACCCAGTTAGAGGAAAGGAAAATGCTATTTCTGAAATTAACCAAGGTGCAGATGTAATATACCATGCAGCTGGTGGAACAGGAATGGGAGTTATCGCAGCAGCAAAAGAAAAGGGAGTTTTCGCTATCGGTGTTGACTCAAACCAAGATGGAGTAGAACCAGGAACAGTTTTAACATCTATGTTAAAAAATGTTGATGTTGGAGTTTACGATACAGTTAAAGCTTTAACAAATGGAGAGTTCGTATCAGGATTATCTGTTTATGGAGCGAAAGAAAATGGAGTTGGAGTAACTGAATTCGAGTTTACAAAAGAGATAATCGGTGCTGAAAAACTTCAAAAGTTTGAAGAAATTAAAGCTAAATTGATGGCTGGAGAAATCAAAGTTAGCGATAAATAA
- a CDS encoding metal-sensitive transcriptional regulator, whose translation MSEECPNKLCGDKKKMIARANRIEGQIRGIKRMIEEDNYCDDVLNQISSAKAALDGIAKLILEDHLRKCVVSGIKNNDENKVIDELIYTLGKMMK comes from the coding sequence ATGTCAGAAGAGTGTCCAAATAAATTGTGTGGTGACAAGAAAAAAATGATAGCTAGAGCTAATAGAATAGAGGGGCAGATAAGAGGTATAAAAAGAATGATTGAAGAAGATAATTATTGTGATGATGTTCTTAATCAAATATCTTCAGCTAAGGCTGCTTTAGATGGAATAGCTAAGCTTATTTTAGAAGATCACCTAAGAAAATGTGTTGTATCCGGTATAAAAAATAACGATGAGAACAAAGTAATCGATGAATTAATATATACTTTAGGAAAAATGATGAAATAA
- the disA gene encoding DNA integrity scanning diadenylate cyclase DisA, whose translation MNNPEFLEILSLLAPGTKLREGIYNVLDGEMGALIVVGLDPEVQKIMDGGFEINCEYTPEKLFELCKMDGAIILDSDITKIHSANVHLQPSMRFSTNESGTRHRTAQRVAKQTDKLVIAVSERKKVVTIYKGEMKHRLRSTTDLMGEASQGLNTLERYRFVLDKALGNLTILELDDLVTLYEVTVVLQRFEKVTRIFQEMNNYMTELGVDGRLVKLHLNDLIQDIESEKEDFLRDYWNYSNAPFDLEEITDRLSKLTDDELKELEKLSAVLDYGKTYSALGNRVTPKGYRILDKITKLTKRDIEKIVNNYGNLSKVQEASIEELLEIKGISKFKIKAIQTGLKRLKVTVELEK comes from the coding sequence ATGAATAACCCAGAATTCTTAGAGATTCTTTCTCTGTTGGCTCCAGGGACAAAGTTAAGAGAGGGGATCTATAATGTTTTAGATGGTGAAATGGGAGCGCTTATAGTTGTTGGCTTAGATCCAGAGGTTCAAAAAATAATGGATGGTGGGTTTGAAATAAATTGTGAATATACACCTGAAAAATTGTTTGAATTATGTAAAATGGATGGAGCTATAATTTTAGACTCTGATATCACAAAGATACACTCGGCTAATGTTCATTTACAACCGAGTATGAGATTTTCAACTAATGAAAGTGGAACAAGACACAGAACAGCTCAAAGAGTTGCAAAGCAAACAGATAAGTTAGTCATAGCAGTGTCAGAAAGAAAAAAAGTTGTAACAATTTATAAAGGTGAGATGAAACACAGACTTAGAAGCACAACAGATCTTATGGGAGAAGCATCACAAGGATTAAATACTTTAGAGCGTTATCGTTTTGTATTAGATAAAGCGTTAGGGAATTTAACTATTCTTGAATTAGATGATTTAGTAACGCTTTATGAGGTTACAGTTGTTCTTCAAAGATTTGAAAAGGTAACAAGAATTTTCCAAGAGATGAATAACTATATGACAGAGTTAGGTGTAGATGGAAGACTTGTAAAATTACATCTTAATGATTTAATTCAAGATATAGAAAGTGAGAAAGAGGATTTCCTTAGAGATTATTGGAACTATTCTAATGCACCGTTTGATCTAGAGGAGATAACAGATAGACTTTCTAAGCTAACAGATGATGAATTGAAAGAACTTGAAAAGTTATCAGCAGTATTAGATTATGGAAAAACTTATTCTGCTTTAGGAAACAGAGTAACGCCAAAGGGATATAGAATTCTAGATAAAATAACTAAATTAACTAAGAGAGATATAGAGAAAATAGTTAATAATTATGGAAATTTATCTAAAGTACAAGAGGCTTCGATAGAAGAACTGTTAGAAATTAAAGGGATTAGTAAGTTTAAAATAAAAGCAATTCAAACAGGATTAAAAAGATTGAAAGTAACTGTTGAACTTGAAAAATAA
- the radA gene encoding DNA repair protein RadA, with the protein MAKAKSFYVCSECGYKTIKWMGKCEGCGEWGTFDEEIEVSPIAAKSIKSSASSLQNLQDKVVSFANVQIEKNFRYKTKISEFDRILGGGLVKGEVVLITGNPGIGKSTLLLQTAKEYTEYGDVLYVSGEESPAQIKSRGERLGIYSENLYLMSETDIQSIYEYVITKKPKIVIVDSIQTLYNSEVDSIPGTPTQIRECTLKIIELAKKNEVSFFIVGHITKDGKVAGPKLLEHMVDAVFHFEGEEGLFYRILRSLKNRFGSTNELAVFSMEDTGIHEVKNSSEFFLSERDEKNIGSMVVPVLEGTKVFLLEIQTLLTDCTIGIPKRIVQGFDRNRMQILTAIAEKRMGMNLGMKDLFINIPGGLSINDPAADLGALISIVSLYRNVAISQKIAAIGELGLRGEIRKAFFIDRRLRELEKLGFKGVYVPEANRKEIEKNSYKLKIIYLKNLEEFLERMSKDE; encoded by the coding sequence ATGGCAAAGGCAAAAAGTTTTTACGTTTGTAGTGAATGTGGATATAAAACTATAAAGTGGATGGGTAAGTGTGAAGGTTGTGGAGAATGGGGCACATTTGATGAGGAGATAGAGGTATCTCCAATTGCAGCTAAAAGTATAAAATCTTCAGCTAGCTCACTTCAAAATCTTCAAGACAAAGTAGTTTCCTTTGCTAATGTTCAAATAGAAAAAAACTTTAGATATAAAACTAAGATATCTGAATTTGATAGAATATTGGGTGGAGGTCTTGTTAAAGGAGAGGTTGTTTTGATAACTGGAAATCCAGGAATTGGAAAATCAACATTATTACTTCAAACAGCTAAGGAGTATACAGAGTATGGAGATGTTCTGTATGTATCTGGAGAGGAATCACCTGCTCAGATAAAATCAAGAGGAGAGAGATTAGGTATTTATTCTGAAAATTTATATTTGATGTCAGAAACTGATATTCAGAGTATATATGAGTATGTTATTACAAAAAAACCAAAAATAGTTATTGTTGATTCTATACAAACACTGTATAATTCAGAGGTGGATTCTATTCCAGGAACTCCAACTCAAATAAGGGAATGTACTTTGAAAATAATAGAGCTTGCTAAGAAAAATGAAGTGTCATTTTTTATAGTGGGTCATATAACGAAAGATGGAAAAGTTGCAGGACCAAAACTATTGGAGCATATGGTTGATGCGGTGTTTCATTTTGAAGGAGAAGAGGGATTATTCTATAGAATTTTGAGAAGTTTGAAGAATAGATTTGGATCTACAAATGAATTAGCTGTTTTTAGTATGGAGGACACAGGTATACATGAAGTAAAAAATTCATCAGAGTTTTTCCTGAGTGAAAGAGATGAGAAAAATATAGGTAGTATGGTAGTTCCTGTATTAGAAGGAACGAAAGTATTTTTATTAGAGATTCAGACTTTGTTGACAGATTGTACAATAGGAATTCCTAAAAGAATTGTTCAAGGGTTTGACAGAAATAGAATGCAAATTTTGACGGCAATCGCAGAAAAAAGAATGGGAATGAATTTAGGAATGAAGGATCTTTTTATCAATATTCCAGGTGGACTTTCAATAAATGATCCAGCAGCAGACTTAGGTGCTTTAATATCAATAGTTTCTTTATATAGAAATGTAGCTATAAGCCAGAAAATAGCAGCTATCGGTGAATTGGGATTAAGAGGAGAGATTAGAAAAGCATTTTTCATAGATAGAAGACTAAGAGAGTTAGAGAAGTTAGGATTCAAAGGTGTATATGTGCCTGAAGCTAATAGAAAAGAGATTGAAAAAAATAGTTATAAATTAAAAATAATATATTTAAAAAATTTAGAAGAATTTTTAGAGAGGATGAGTAAAGATGAATAA
- the coaD gene encoding pantetheine-phosphate adenylyltransferase, with amino-acid sequence MKLALYSGTFDPITKGHSEIIKRASKMCDKLIVAVLNNSSKKTMFTLEERKEMVQEVLKDIENIEVVDHSGLLANYMKEIGCNYIIRGLRAVTDYEYELSLAYGNYDISEGEIETIFIPSSKEYLYVSSSIVRELALYDGKLDNYLDENVIERIKKRVKE; translated from the coding sequence ATGAAGTTGGCTTTATATTCAGGAACATTTGATCCTATTACAAAAGGGCATTCTGAGATAATAAAAAGAGCAAGTAAAATGTGTGATAAATTAATTGTAGCAGTATTGAATAACAGTTCTAAAAAAACTATGTTTACTTTAGAAGAGCGTAAAGAGATGGTTCAAGAGGTATTGAAAGATATTGAGAATATAGAAGTAGTAGATCATAGTGGCCTTTTAGCAAATTATATGAAAGAGATAGGATGTAATTATATAATTAGAGGCCTTAGAGCTGTAACTGATTATGAATATGAGTTATCACTTGCCTATGGGAACTATGATATATCTGAAGGAGAGATAGAGACAATTTTTATTCCATCATCTAAGGAATATCTATATGTAAGTTCATCTATAGTTAGAGAGTTGGCTTTGTATGATGGGAAACTAGATAATTATTTAGATGAAAATGTAATTGAGAGGATAAAAAAAAGGGTTAAGGAGTAG